CTCACCACGTTTCGATTGTTCCCGTTTCCATCGATCTCGGATCCTATGTGATCGGGACTGTCGCTCATTTCGGCATCATCCTCGCTGTCAGCGTCTACGATTCTGTCTGAGAAACTGCTGGAGTTGCTGATGACACTGCCTCGAGACGACTGCGCCTTTTCGTGCTCCGTTTCAGCCTCAGGATCCGCGGTCCCATCGGTATCCGCGTCCATACTGTTTACTTCTTCCGTCAGATCGATCATGTTTATAGCATGTTGCGTTGCCTCGCTGTTGATCGTAGCGAGGCCCCTCTTCGTAACGTACCTCTTGTTCAGTTCCTCCATCGAGCCTAATAAACGGTACGTAACCGGAGTACTTATCGTGTCAGGCTCTGACGATACAGACAAAGTTGTGGCAGGACTAACCGATCGTAAACTTGCGGTTGGACTCGGCGTGTGCCAGCCATCGCTGCGATTTCCGTCGTACACGATGCACTGCGGTATGCTGATACTGCTTACTGGTGGAAGATCAGACTTGCTCTTGGAATAAGCGTAGCTCGGTAAATCCAGATACGTGCAGGATACCACCTCGTCCTCTCTCGGTGGGAACATATATCCGTATCGAAACATCTCCTGCAGTTCCATGCCGGCAATTTCTGAATCGAAATAGAACACAGAATTTGGAAATGGAAACTGCTCACTGGATCGGTAGGGTCGATAAGTAAGCCTCTTACTCTCTTCGATGTCTTCACTGAATTTCCACTGTATTTTCACGGAAACACCAGTTGCGAAACAAGCTCTTTTTATTGACTACGATGTGCGTGTATGTGATCCTATAGAGCAGTTTATGATGCACGCACGCCGACTCCGCTGTCGGGGTGATTCTAAAGTCGGCTGGTACACCGCCGGGGGATTTATGCGTTTTTGGAGCGAGGCACCCTCGTGCAGCACGTGCCGCCCGACCAATGAAAACTCGCCGTCGGTCCCCACCATTTCTGCGGTGAGGTAAAGCCAACCAGCCCCGAGTATGCGAACGGCTAGCGTAACAGGTGGCATCGGCGCCTCCATCCTATACGATCACGTATAAAATCGCACAGCTATTACCTGGCCCTTCGGtgacatatgtatgtattaatACTAATACATATGTAAGTGCGTGCATGATCATATACGAGCTCCATTCAATGCATATCACGTACAAGTTTATATCATTTACTTAGGATTCACGGTAAACACAGACGCGAGAGTCTCTTTGATCACGATGCACTGAAACTACCTGTTATTGAGATACTTGGTCGATAATTTGTGATGGTATTAGAAGTAGTGGCGTCGAACACACGAAGAATGATATTcaacgaataataataataaaactcgCGATGTACTTAATGTAACGAGATTCGATCCTTgatgacgcaatgtgatttacGAGTTATATTATGTCCCCtagtatttttaaatattatccgATTAATTTCGTTGCTACTATATTAAGCTACATATTTTTCTGTTTAATTCTCGTTGTAGAGGATTGACACGTATTTCGATGTTGAGGATCAACGAATACTCGGATAATTTAATACGTGTCGCAGTATGATCTATACTTCGATGAATATACTCGTATGAACCGTACAATGTTATTTTTTGACGAAACGTAAGGGCAAGTGGAAAATCAGATAAGAAAATGAGGGAATATTATTCCGTGTGAATAATACGAagttatgtaaataaataatggTAATTTGGAGTACACGCTTAAGCAATCTGACCGGGTAAACCGATCGGTTGAAGCGATTGTGGGACGAGGAACGCGGTCCAGCGCAAAATCTTGGGAAAAGAACGGATCGTATCTTCAAAAGGGTGCAAATACCTCAGGGGCGTAAGGTCCAGTTACATTTTTACTCGCTCAATTAGCGAAAACAGGTAGGATAAAGTTTGCGGCGAGCACGAAGGTGGTCCGAAGCAACCCGATCTCTGTCATTCCCTTCGGACACAGCCGTCTTGGATTTCGGGATCGTCCCGCCATTGCCTTAAAATTCTTCCTAAGTAGCGACACGATAATCCTTTGCTCGAAAACCTTTGGTACTTTTCGTACTTTTAACGAGAACAACCGCATGATCGAAGATCTCTTAACTTTTTTAGTAACGGGAAACATCGTCTTTCAAGGTCAGCGTAACTTCCGTAACTTCTCTTCATTAACACAACTTACCGTAAAGACAATTTTAAGATAAACATGTTATTGCCACGTTGGCGCTCTAACGAAACAGAATTCGATCTTATAAATTGATTGGGAAAAAATGCAGACGAAATGTTACCCTAACGCGGTGTTGAACAtgatattaggtcgtccgaaaagtttctttcgttttatgaggaaataatggatgcacaatatcttccgttttatattattttatcgaattacgtatgatttttgttctatcaagataaagatcacaacgttcgacagattaggtttcatgtttgtataaagatacatcgttgtaaaagacgtgtctgtaaaagaaagacactttccggacaacctaatatagcATAAAGTCTTTTGTTAGGCATCAAGTGTCTCAACGTGTTCACGAGAAAGTTaacataaaaatgtatataattaaaattaatcgatGCAGAATACATTCTTTTTTACATCTAAATATCTTCGCCATTTTCACGCGAGAATATTCTTCCGTCGAATTGGgatgtaatttaaaaattgattgCTTCCATTTATTATATTCTTGTTCCAGAACGGAACTGGGACGGAACCAATAATTAGGGCTACGAAATGTACGCTTGTCTGTGTCTATCCTTACTCTATTCACCAACAGCATTACCTCTACCTTCTGCCTTTTGTTTTCACCTTTTTGCTTACCTGCTCACCCCGTCGGTGCATCAGTTCAACCCACTCATCCTGTCTTTGCTTGTCAAAATCTTGCCAAAGAATCCTCGATTTTTCTATTAATTACCATTGGTCAAACGAAAAACGAACGAAGAGTCTCGTTAAATTAATAACATCGTCAATTGTTACTCCGCGAGGAAGAAGAAATAAACAAAAGTTAAGAATATAAATACTAGGAAAAGTATTTCTAGAGACgaaatatattgtaaaatatcaTTCTTCGGTAACCAAAGAACGTAATTATTAATTGCTGCAATTAATCATATTACTTACGAGGaataaaatatggaaaaaaagatataaaaaaaaaagaaacgaggtGAAGATTCGATAAGGTAGTAAGCGAAGAGGAGGGAAGAGAAGAAAGTGTGAGAAAGGAAAAATGGATCAACAGAAGGGATATTCCTTGGGTAAAAATGATCTGAGGTAGGCCCGTCATGAGGATGCGCCCTGGGCGTGAGTCGAGTAATTAAATACAAAGTGCGCTCATTTGTGAGCTCAGTGGCAAATAACATGTTATCTGACCAGTGGTAATTTATGAGAGCACCGTATGACGCTATTCGTCTGACCCTCCACGAAGTTGACTCTAAACGATATCTATATAGAATACACATAGATATATTCAATGAATATGTATTTGGAAATAGAGATGTGAACTTTCGCAGACAGGCTAAATAACGAGGAATGCAGGCTTGGAGATCGACTAATTATCATTTGTTTCATCTCATTCGCTATTCTTCTCCTCCCATTTTCCCTTTCGTTTTTTAACATTTTCCGTCTTATTAATAATTCATCGGGAAGAGTATTCACGTTCGAAATTGGCCAGAACGATTAATCGATTTCTGAGCAGAAATTCTGGGATAAAAATTTGAGAAGAAAAATCGTGGAAtgatttattattcgatattaataatttcattacatagacacatttatttataatttttaacatttatttcattCGCTTATCGCTCTGTTATTGTATTCTATTGCATCATCGTAATGATTATTTTATCTTGCTGTCAATATCAATTTCCCATTAGGTCTTAAGTTTATGTTGAAATCTTATCTATGGTATCACGAGCAGAGTTAAGAATGTAGAAAATAAAGTCGTCGTGATAACATCGATCAATCTATTTTTCTACGATTAAAGATAGTTAACACGAGTCGCGCGCTACCGCATGAAAATAGAATTGTTAAAATACAGAATCCATAATTGGTATATTTTTCATATCCTTGAATCGCAATAACCGTTTCCTGAAAATCATGACAGATGACAAGTTAGCGAGTCGTGTTAGCAAGACGAGCTCTTGATGATAATTGATCAGCTCGGACGTGACAGCCGTGACTCTGACACCTGTGCTTCCGAAAAGAAATCACGCGCTATCAAAAAGATAGATCCGAGTATTGTATACCACAACGAACTGACCGTTCGTCTATGCTGTTCAACTTGCCGTGTCTAGAACCAGACAGGGGAGCCGCGTCGAAGCTTGTTAAGGAGTGCGTGCCGAACTGATTCCCAGAATACAATTACCACATTATCCGGTTCCGCTTTCGAATTCCTCATTTTGTCCTTCCAGGCTGGCCCGACGTCGTCCCGCCGCTATTCGTGTTTAAGCATCATCGACTATTATGAACCGCCCGGCTTACTCCTTGAAAGGCGAGATGAAAACCGCATCCTCCTGTTTCATCCAAGAAACGGTAAACTTCGAAGATCTggcttttacaatttttacaaattcTGTCGGATATTTAACAATGTTCACGCGCGTCCCTGGGTAATACTCGATAATTTACGCGATAATTTAGAAAACTTTTCATCCGAAAATTCACATTCTTCTTTTCGAGGTTGCTATCGATCGCCTCTCGTTTTTTCGCAGGTACTCCGTTTTGAAATTACACCATGACGGAAGATTTAGaaatattatgatttttaaAGGACGAAACTTTGATTCTGGAAAGAAACATCGACGCTAATGGCAAATGGTAAATGTCTTGATAACGTTAGCACTTGAAAATTTGTCATCGGTAGCGCGCGTGTATCTAAACGCGTATATTGAGCATATGGTATTAAGTAACGATTGCATAAGAACGTTCTGAATTTTGTCAAAGGACGAAAATTGCGATTTCCTTGGAGAGGGAACGTAGTTCCGTAGAAACCGTAAAATCAGCCAACAAGCGTAGTTATATAGAGCTTCGGTGGTCGAAGCGGCGCATCCCAAAACCAAAGTAACGTTCGAAACTAGTCTTTATTTGTGACTTTGTCCCTTTCTTTGAAATCGGACGAGTGATTAGCGATTACGCTCTGGAAATGGTATATCGGAGGGTGCTCAAATAACTAGGCGGCGTGTCGGTATGTTCAAACGCCAACAAGTAACAGAACCTGGAGCCAGAAGAAAATAAAGTTATTGTCCGTAATCGTGGTCGCAAGACAACAATAGATTCGTTGGTGGTCAAAATGTTCTACGTATTAAATTTACAAATCCAGCTTTAGCTACTTTTATGGTAGTCTATAACTCATCtcgtaaataatattttacaagccaatattttaaatattatgatagaaaaataacgatacttATTGCCGTTATCTCTTAGGTGATATTGTTGTGGTAATTACTTGAAGAAAACCCTTACACCTTTTCGTTTGTATATCCATGACCTGGAGaccgctgttacgaagagaatagaatttagtgaaaaaattgaaaataa
This sequence is a window from Bombus affinis isolate iyBomAffi1 chromosome 14, iyBomAffi1.2, whole genome shotgun sequence. Protein-coding genes within it:
- the LOC126924632 gene encoding protein atonal, producing the protein MELQEMFRYGYMFPPREDEVVSCTYLDLPSYAYSKSKSDLPPVSSISIPQCIVYDGNRSDGWHTPSPTASLRSVSPATTLSVSSEPDTISTPVTYRLLGSMEELNKRYVTKRGLATINSEATQHAINMIDLTEEVNSMDADTDGTADPEAETEHEKAQSSRGSVISNSSSFSDRIVDADSEDDAEMSDSPDHIGSEIDGNGNNRNVVRRRGKYVSSTIVRKRRLAANARERRRMQNLNKAFDRLRAYLPSLGNDRQLSKYETLQMAQSYITALYDLLQ